The Sesamum indicum cultivar Zhongzhi No. 13 linkage group LG2, S_indicum_v1.0, whole genome shotgun sequence genome contains a region encoding:
- the LOC105156355 gene encoding uncharacterized protein LOC105156355 isoform X1, producing MDVSARAMVEAIHASPTQAVLYLSGGASQALGWLMSVPGASNTVLEAVVPYSRMSMIQLLGKVPTQFASRQTAEDMALLAYNSALKLSQPGFPVLGVGFTGALASTHPKRGDHRFHVSTRTSNQLWASTVSLSKGLRTREQEDGVSSQYLLKAIAYGCKVPASFVSELTDTEIPDEFEIQFDEDQELDQLINGEICFKVYPFLNDMSRAERKIILSGSFNPLHDGHLKLLEVAASIVGEGYPCFELSAVNADKPPLTVSEIKQRVRQFEKVGKTVIISNQPYFYKKAELFPGSAFVIGADTAARLINPKYYSGDYGRMLEVLSGCKSTGCVFLVGGRTVNGDFKVLDDFDIPQELRDMFVPIPADKFRMDISSTEIRRSQGML from the exons ATGGACGTTTCTGCACGAGCTATGGTGGAAGCCATCCATGCCAGCCCCACTCAAGCCGTACTTTATCTCTCTGGCGGTGCCTCTCAG GCACTTGGGTGGTTAATGTCTGTGCCGGGAGCTTCAAACACTGTCTTGGAAGCAGTCGTGCCTTATTCTAGAATGTCCATGATCCAGTTACTGGGGAAG GTTCCCACTCAATTTGCCAGTCGACAAACTGCAGAGGACATGGCATTGTTGGCGTATAATAGCGCTCTAAAGCTTTCTCAGCCGG GGTTCCCAGTTCTTGGTGTGGGTTTCACTGGGGCTCTGGCCAGCACACATCCCAAGCGAGGGGATCATCG gTTTCATGTATCCACAAGGACATCTAACCAGCTTTGGGCATCTACTGTTTCATTGTCTAAG GGTTTGCGAACTCGTGAACAAGAAGATGGAGTTTCTAGCCAGTACTTACTGAAG GCAATAGCATATGGTTGCAAGGTTCCAGCAAGTTTTGTTTCGGAGTTAACTGATACAGAAATTCCcgatgaatttgaaattcaatttgatgAAGATCAGGAGTTGGATCAACTTATCAATGGTGAAATATGCTTTAAGGTTTACCCCTTTCTAAATG ATATGTCAAGGGCAGAAAGGAAGATAATTCTCTCTGGCTCTTTTAATCCCTTGCATGATGGTCACCTAAAGCTTTTGGAAGTTGCTGCGAG CATTGTTGGTGAAGGATACCCATGCTTTGAGTTGTCTGCAGTGAATGCAGACAAACCTCCCCTGACTGTGTCTGAAATCAAACAACGTGTCAGGCAATTCGAAAAAGTTG GGAAGACGGTTATAATTTCCAACCAGCCATACTTTTACAAGAAAGCTGAACTCTTTCCTGGCAGTGCCTTTGTGATTGGTGCGGATACTGCAGCAAGGCTTATAAAT CCAAAGTACTACAGCGGGGACTACGGAAGAATGCTGGAAGTTCTCTCTGGATGCAAAAGCACAGGGTGCGTCTTCCTTGTTGGTGGTCGAACTGTAAATGGTGATTTTAAG GTTCTTGATGATTTTGATATTCCCCAAGAGCTAAGAGATATGTTCGTCCCAATACCTGCGGATAAATTTCGCATGGACATTTCATCGACTGAAATCAGGAGAAGTCAAGGAATGctctaa
- the LOC105156355 gene encoding uncharacterized protein LOC105156355 isoform X2 yields the protein MDVSARAMVEAIHASPTQAVLYLSGGASQALGWLMSVPGASNTVLEAVVPYSRMSMIQLLGKVPTQFASRQTAEDMALLAYNSALKLSQPGFPVLGVGFTGALASTHPKRGDHRFHVSTRTSNQLWASTVSLSKGLRTREQEDGVSSQYLLKAIAYGCKVPASFVSELTDTEIPDEFEIQFDEDQELDQLINGEICFKVYPFLNDMSRAERKIILSGSFNPLHDGHLKLLEVAASAGKTVIISNQPYFYKKAELFPGSAFVIGADTAARLINPKYYSGDYGRMLEVLSGCKSTGCVFLVGGRTVNGDFKVLDDFDIPQELRDMFVPIPADKFRMDISSTEIRRSQGML from the exons ATGGACGTTTCTGCACGAGCTATGGTGGAAGCCATCCATGCCAGCCCCACTCAAGCCGTACTTTATCTCTCTGGCGGTGCCTCTCAG GCACTTGGGTGGTTAATGTCTGTGCCGGGAGCTTCAAACACTGTCTTGGAAGCAGTCGTGCCTTATTCTAGAATGTCCATGATCCAGTTACTGGGGAAG GTTCCCACTCAATTTGCCAGTCGACAAACTGCAGAGGACATGGCATTGTTGGCGTATAATAGCGCTCTAAAGCTTTCTCAGCCGG GGTTCCCAGTTCTTGGTGTGGGTTTCACTGGGGCTCTGGCCAGCACACATCCCAAGCGAGGGGATCATCG gTTTCATGTATCCACAAGGACATCTAACCAGCTTTGGGCATCTACTGTTTCATTGTCTAAG GGTTTGCGAACTCGTGAACAAGAAGATGGAGTTTCTAGCCAGTACTTACTGAAG GCAATAGCATATGGTTGCAAGGTTCCAGCAAGTTTTGTTTCGGAGTTAACTGATACAGAAATTCCcgatgaatttgaaattcaatttgatgAAGATCAGGAGTTGGATCAACTTATCAATGGTGAAATATGCTTTAAGGTTTACCCCTTTCTAAATG ATATGTCAAGGGCAGAAAGGAAGATAATTCTCTCTGGCTCTTTTAATCCCTTGCATGATGGTCACCTAAAGCTTTTGGAAGTTGCTGCGAG TGCAGGGAAGACGGTTATAATTTCCAACCAGCCATACTTTTACAAGAAAGCTGAACTCTTTCCTGGCAGTGCCTTTGTGATTGGTGCGGATACTGCAGCAAGGCTTATAAAT CCAAAGTACTACAGCGGGGACTACGGAAGAATGCTGGAAGTTCTCTCTGGATGCAAAAGCACAGGGTGCGTCTTCCTTGTTGGTGGTCGAACTGTAAATGGTGATTTTAAG GTTCTTGATGATTTTGATATTCCCCAAGAGCTAAGAGATATGTTCGTCCCAATACCTGCGGATAAATTTCGCATGGACATTTCATCGACTGAAATCAGGAGAAGTCAAGGAATGctctaa